Proteins from one Anastrepha obliqua isolate idAnaObli1 chromosome 2, idAnaObli1_1.0, whole genome shotgun sequence genomic window:
- the LOC129236748 gene encoding uncharacterized protein LOC129236748, with protein MLTILDLPDECLINICKRLDHDIQRYHWVNVCKRFQYIYYEYFHNWTEVNDYLAQNFGHLIGTDDFPMQIVKRINLSKSKCSKRFLNKLRISHPEIEDAKLFSFTDQHMAELLPLPNLKVLICIGTYDLSGRNLIDLCRLTELHIHTNKFIYSENLIHTTYHNPLRVLVIPNDQGVFSEKYAFEMVENLKYLEKLVVEYNHCKSWQLIGTLPLLKKLEIWDFVIHECDSCAEKPGLYDTCAPNHDKILFDELRKRNQLEELTFYDGYLTGFHLSGISELRSLRILKFSRVIISLEVLHKVPLDIFKDLINLEELHFDGGQEIIPEESLEFIKNCQKLRVINFWYATGINANFISNANDIVSKRKLSTVKPLTLGFSFITTEMIRGLCIRSPVLHIRITILRRKYVAAEESYLKSEEECVSQSDVQGDLLKRKFSVMNMVAEEREVDMEIIARMAARAELEDACEKNE; from the exons atgctgACAATACTCGACTTGCCTGACGAATGCTTGATAAACATTTGTAAGCGATTGGATCACGATATCCAGCGTTACCACTGGGTGAATGTGTGCAAAAGATTCCAGTACATCTACTATGAGTATTTCCATAACTGGACGGAAGTTAATGATTATTTAGCTCAAAACTTTGGTCACCTAATCGGCACTGACGATTTTCCGATGCAAATAGTCAAACGCATTAATTTATCGAAATCAAAGTGTTCTaaacgatttttaaataaactacgCATCTCTCATCCAGAGATTGAGGATGCAAAACTCTTTTCGTTCACTGATCAGCATATGGCTGAGCTTTTGCCTTTGCCAAATCTGAAAGTTTTAATATGCATTGGCACCTACGATCTAagtg GTAGAAATTTGATTGACCTCTGCCGACTCACTGAGCTACACATTCACACcaataaattcatatattcGGAAAATTTGATTCACACCACCTACCACAATCCACTGCGAGTGCTAGTAATTCCCAATGATCAGGGAGTATTCTCCGAAAAGTACGCGTTTGAAATGGTCGAAAACTTAAAGTATCTCGAAAAGCTTGTGGTTGAGTATAATCACTGCAAATCTTGGCAATTGATTGGCACTTTACCCCTACTAAAGAAGCTTGAGATTTGGGATTTCGTTATTCACGAATGTGACTCATGCGCAGAGAAGCCCGGTTTATATGATACGTGCGCTCCCAATCACGACAAAATCCTATTTGATGAACTGCGCAAAAGAAATCAATTGGAGGAGCTCACTTTCTATGATGGTTATTTAACTGGATTTCATCTAAGCGGAATTTCTGAATTGAGAAGCTTGCGGATATTGAAATTTTCGCGAGTCATTATATCACTCGAAGTCTTACACAAAGTCCCACTCGATATATTTAAAGATTTAATTAATTTGGAGGAGTTACATTTTGATGGCGGCCAGGAAATAATTCCAGAAGAATCactcgaatttataaaaaattgtcaaaaattaagaGTCATAAATTTTTGGTACGCAACTGGCATAAATGCGAACTTTATTTCGAACGCAAATGACATCGTAAGTAAACGGAAGTTGTCAACGGTTAAACCTTTAACGCTTGGATTCAGCTTTATCACGACCGAAATGATAAGA GGTTTGTGTATTCGGTCACCAGTTTTGCATATAAGAATTACGATCTTAAGAAGAAAATATGTTGCTGCAGAAGAATCGTATTTGAAAAGTGAAGAGGAATGTGTGAGCCAATCGGATGTGCAAGGCGATTTGttaaagaggaaattttcagt CATGAATATGGTAGCCGAAGAGAGGGAAGTTGACATGGAAATCATAGCTAGAATGGCAGCAAGGGCAGAGTTAGaagatgcatgtgaaaaaaacGAATAA
- the LOC129236751 gene encoding uncharacterized protein LOC129236751 isoform X1 — translation MKTILDLNDDCLIDICKRVDQGTRYYCWVNVCKRFRYIYYQHFYGREVDDYLVQKFGHQIGTDDFPMQIVKRITLSKSKCSKRFLNKLRISHPEIEEAKLFLFTDEHMAELLPLPNLKVLICFGDYDLSGRNLIDLCRLTELHIYTDKFTCLENLIHITYKNPLRVLVIPNDQEVFSEKYAFEMVKNLKYLEKLVVEYNPCKSWQLIGTLPLLKKLVIWNFANQECDSSAEKPDLYITCAPNHDKILFDELRKRNQLEELTFHHGNLSEFHLNRISELKSLRILKFWFGFPRKISLDIFKELINLEELVLGAQAIIPEESLEFIQNCQKLRVINFVDKAGINANFFSNVNDIVSKRKSSTVKHLTLGFSSITNEMIRGLCIRTPVLHIRISIFATIYAGKKSYESNIVEAISVGSKFAQKFLDLNWVTEETEFNEKIFPEYAVRAEPEEGKEESEEGSEEDE, via the exons ATGAAGACAATACTCGACTTGAATGATGATTGCTTGATAGACATTTGTAAGCGAGTGGATCAAGGTACCCGGTATTACTGCTGGGTGAATGTGTGTAAAAGGTTTCGGTACATCTACTATCAGCATTTTTACGGAAGGGAAGTTGATGATTATTTAGTTCAAAAATTTGGTCACCAAATCGGCACCGACGATTTTCCGATGCAAATAGTCAAACGCATTACTTTATCGAAATCAAAGTGTTCTaaacgatttttaaataaactacgCATCTCTCATCCAGAGATTGAGGAAGCAAAACTCTTTTTGTTCACTGATGAGCATATGGCTGAGCTTTTGCCGTTGCCAAATCTGAAAGTTTTAATATGCTTTGGTGATTACGATCTAagtg GTAGAAATTTGATTGACCTCTGCCGACTCACTGAGCTACACATTTACACCGACAAATTCACATGTTTGGAAAATTTGATTCACATCACCTACAAAAATCCACTGCGAGTGCTAGTAATTCCCAATGATCAGGAAGTATTCTCCGAAAAATACGCGTTTGAAATGGTCAAAAACTTAAAGTATCTCGAAAAGCTTGTGGTCGAGTATAATCCCTGCAAATCTTGGCAATTGATTGGCACTTTACCCCTACTAAAGAAGCTTGTGATTTGGAATTTTGCTAATCAGGAATGTGACTCATCCGCAGAGAAACCCGATTTATATATTACGTGCGCTCCCAATCACGACAAAATCCTATTTGATGAACTGCGCAAAAGAAATCAATTGGAGGAGCTCACTTTCCATCATGGTAATCTATCTGAATTTCATCTAAACCGAATTTCTGAATTAAAAAGCTTGCGGATATTGAAATTTTGGTTCGGTTTTCCACGCAAAATCTCACtcgatatatttaaagaattgatTAATTTGGAGGAGTTAGTTCTTGGCGCTCAGGCAATAATTCCAGAAGAATCACtcgaatttatacaaaattgtcaaaaattaagaGTCATAAATTTTGTGGACAAAGCTGGCATAAATGCGAACTTTTTTTCGAACGTAAATGATATCGTAAGTAAACGGAAGTCGTCAACGGTTAAACATTTAACGCTTGGATTCAGCTCAATCACGAACGAAATGATCAGA GGTTTGTGTATTCGGACACCAGTTTTGCATATAAGAATTTCGATCTTTGCTACGATATATGCTGGAAAAAAATCGTATGAGTCAAATATAGTGGAAGCAATCAGTGTGGGTTCAAAGTTCGCACAGAAATTTCTAGA cCTGAATTGGGTAACCGAAGAGACGGAATTTAACGAGAAAATCTTTCCTGAATACGCAGTAAGGGCAGAGCCAGAGGAGGGAAAAGAAGAGTCAGAGGAGGGAAGTGAAGAGGACGAATAA
- the LOC129236751 gene encoding uncharacterized protein LOC129236751 isoform X2 has product MKTILDLNDDCLIDICKRVDQGTRYYCWVNVCKRFRYIYYQHFYGREVDDYLVQKFGHQIGTDDFPMQIVKRITLSKSKCSKRFLNKLRISHPEIEEAKLFLFTDEHMAELLPLPNLKVLICFGDYDLSGRNLIDLCRLTELHIYTDKFTCLENLIHITYKNPLRVLVIPNDQEVFSEKYAFEMVKNLKYLEKLVVEYNPCKSWQLIGTLPLLKKLVIWNFANQECDSSAEKPDLYITCAPNHDKILFDELRKRNQLEELTFHHELINLEELVLGAQAIIPEESLEFIQNCQKLRVINFVDKAGINANFFSNVNDIVSKRKSSTVKHLTLGFSSITNEMIRGLCIRTPVLHIRISIFATIYAGKKSYESNIVEAISVGSKFAQKFLDLNWVTEETEFNEKIFPEYAVRAEPEEGKEESEEGSEEDE; this is encoded by the exons ATGAAGACAATACTCGACTTGAATGATGATTGCTTGATAGACATTTGTAAGCGAGTGGATCAAGGTACCCGGTATTACTGCTGGGTGAATGTGTGTAAAAGGTTTCGGTACATCTACTATCAGCATTTTTACGGAAGGGAAGTTGATGATTATTTAGTTCAAAAATTTGGTCACCAAATCGGCACCGACGATTTTCCGATGCAAATAGTCAAACGCATTACTTTATCGAAATCAAAGTGTTCTaaacgatttttaaataaactacgCATCTCTCATCCAGAGATTGAGGAAGCAAAACTCTTTTTGTTCACTGATGAGCATATGGCTGAGCTTTTGCCGTTGCCAAATCTGAAAGTTTTAATATGCTTTGGTGATTACGATCTAagtg GTAGAAATTTGATTGACCTCTGCCGACTCACTGAGCTACACATTTACACCGACAAATTCACATGTTTGGAAAATTTGATTCACATCACCTACAAAAATCCACTGCGAGTGCTAGTAATTCCCAATGATCAGGAAGTATTCTCCGAAAAATACGCGTTTGAAATGGTCAAAAACTTAAAGTATCTCGAAAAGCTTGTGGTCGAGTATAATCCCTGCAAATCTTGGCAATTGATTGGCACTTTACCCCTACTAAAGAAGCTTGTGATTTGGAATTTTGCTAATCAGGAATGTGACTCATCCGCAGAGAAACCCGATTTATATATTACGTGCGCTCCCAATCACGACAAAATCCTATTTGATGAACTGCGCAAAAGAAATCAATTGGAGGAGCTCACTTTCCATCATG aattgatTAATTTGGAGGAGTTAGTTCTTGGCGCTCAGGCAATAATTCCAGAAGAATCACtcgaatttatacaaaattgtcaaaaattaagaGTCATAAATTTTGTGGACAAAGCTGGCATAAATGCGAACTTTTTTTCGAACGTAAATGATATCGTAAGTAAACGGAAGTCGTCAACGGTTAAACATTTAACGCTTGGATTCAGCTCAATCACGAACGAAATGATCAGA GGTTTGTGTATTCGGACACCAGTTTTGCATATAAGAATTTCGATCTTTGCTACGATATATGCTGGAAAAAAATCGTATGAGTCAAATATAGTGGAAGCAATCAGTGTGGGTTCAAAGTTCGCACAGAAATTTCTAGA cCTGAATTGGGTAACCGAAGAGACGGAATTTAACGAGAAAATCTTTCCTGAATACGCAGTAAGGGCAGAGCCAGAGGAGGGAAAAGAAGAGTCAGAGGAGGGAAGTGAAGAGGACGAATAA